The following are encoded in a window of Ricinus communis isolate WT05 ecotype wild-type chromosome 4, ASM1957865v1, whole genome shotgun sequence genomic DNA:
- the LOC8269693 gene encoding uncharacterized protein LOC8269693 codes for MALANRPKKETSKTGFKKPKSMLLTGTSLASVESLSLPLVQEVVLSADIRCSECQKRVAEFMSKMNDTESVLVNVLEKKVTLTCRYPALKVSTSQVAAVYRNPLRKMTLIKRIFRSACS; via the exons atggCTCTTGCTAACCGTCCTAAGAAGGAGACATCGAAAACTGGATTCAAGAAGCCAAAGAGCATGCTTCTCACAGGAACTAGCCTTGCTTCTGTTGAATCCTTATCACTCCCTCTT GTCCAGGAAGTTGTTCTTTCAGCAGATATTCGATGCTCTGAATGTCAAAAGAGAGTGGCTGAGTTTATGTCAAAAATGAATG ATACTGAATCTGTCTTGGTTAATGTGTTGGAGAAAAAAGTAACTCTTACTTGTAGATATCCTGCTCTTAAAGTATCCACGAGTCAAGTTGCTGCTGTATACAGGAATCCTCTCAGAAAAATGACTCTGATCAAGCGGATATTTCGCTCTGCCTGCAGTTGA
- the LOC8269694 gene encoding uncharacterized protein LOC8269694 isoform X1 encodes MSVHSFIPAKTCCMVMRINLDCNACCRKARKIILNMKEIESHMIAKQECRVVVCGRFTPADVAIKLRRKMKRRVEILEIQEFGETERQEESRPMVSAAN; translated from the exons ATGTCAGTTCACAGCTTCATACCGGCCAAG ACTTGTTGCATGGTAATGAGAATTAATCTTGACTGCAACGCTTGCTGCAGGAAAGCAAGGAAAATCATTCTCAACATGAAAG AGATAGAGTCGCACATGATTGCTAAGCAAGAATGCAGGGTAGTGGTATGTGGAAGGTTTACACCAGCAGATGTTGCAATAAAGCTGAGAAGGAAGATGAAAAGAAGGGTGGAAATATTGGAAATCCAGGAGTTTGGCGAGACAGAAAGACAAGAGGAATCAAGGCCAATGGTATCTGCTGCTAACTGA
- the LOC8269694 gene encoding uncharacterized protein LOC8269694 isoform X2, with protein sequence MLLQTCCMVMRINLDCNACCRKARKIILNMKEIESHMIAKQECRVVVCGRFTPADVAIKLRRKMKRRVEILEIQEFGETERQEESRPMVSAAN encoded by the exons ATGTTGTTGCAGACTTGTTGCATGGTAATGAGAATTAATCTTGACTGCAACGCTTGCTGCAGGAAAGCAAGGAAAATCATTCTCAACATGAAAG AGATAGAGTCGCACATGATTGCTAAGCAAGAATGCAGGGTAGTGGTATGTGGAAGGTTTACACCAGCAGATGTTGCAATAAAGCTGAGAAGGAAGATGAAAAGAAGGGTGGAAATATTGGAAATCCAGGAGTTTGGCGAGACAGAAAGACAAGAGGAATCAAGGCCAATGGTATCTGCTGCTAACTGA
- the LOC8269695 gene encoding LOW QUALITY PROTEIN: serine/threonine-protein kinase prpf4B (The sequence of the model RefSeq protein was modified relative to this genomic sequence to represent the inferred CDS: inserted 1 base in 1 codon) produces MASESDVTHRKHRRSPSDEADKSSKRHKHRHHRHHRSHRSKKHGDDETNHGNEEAFLPVPVVANSNRGGDDDVEEGEILEEEEGSGDVNVKAFTSQNLEVHADNVDSGLTNYNGKVSFPKDSRTDSLEEIVSGDDQISHANGDLGHEKHPREAKKQHGESRSSSRRSHKRKSYGGDETPDGDETKLSNLGISSSSDSAADRLKTVTAYASHGRYHDEVVGRSGSLSREFARERSRSRSIVEEDVLLKRRQHNEKAENDSADERMPGHDEDLWRSSRDVERECSTNYIRSQGGEERHGSWNTQGREREMNWEQRREQGRERSRERDQRRDKDRERSRERDQRRDKDRERSRDRDLRREKGREGSRDSSVDRYRRREKEQERSRDREVDRDLKRQKQQERSWDREVDRDQRKERQWERSLDREMINDRRREREQGRSREEELDKKRQKEKDRSKDKSMSRANERDRDWERVKETDRGSYAERERARDRDWVTDRERRSDRSREKARETNGDSAKFYNFNSNSLEGDRDKLERDEDAQDDFEERIALKLAEQEEDLDRVKEESRKLRQAILEKFRNQQKQQQNETQSDNVEKDAEHARSSVQSSPAFNVAPETINVKVEPSASLPASNVASETIHVKMENDDFITEPAFSVGKSPLQNGIQDSERTSGVAGLGEGTPKSEGSDEKYCDDIFGETPARIRKPSKGDGLPITRTSLYDNWDDADGYYGYRFGETLDGRYEIVAAQGKGVFSTVVRAKDLKAGVGELEEVAIKIIRNKELMHKAGQNEVQIFDKLAAADPENKRHCVRFLSSFKYRNHLCLVFESLHMNLREVLKKFGRNIGLKLTAVKAYAKQLFIALKHLKNCEVLHCDIKPDNMLVNEAKNVLKLCDFGNAMFAGKNEITPYLVSRFYRAPEIILGLPYDHPVDMWSVGCCLYELYAGKVLFPGATNNDMLRLHMELKGPFPKKMLKKGAFVDQHFDQDLNFNSMEEDPVTKKIIKRMLLNIKPKDIGSIIMSSPGEDPKMLANFKDLLDKIFMLDPEKRLTVNQALGHPFITVLAVDEVSFWSGVRTGGSFRGIYCFYRKTTCQRRFIXSCNHF; encoded by the exons ATGGCAAGCGAGAGTGATGTAACCCATCGCAAGCACCGGCGGTCACCTTCAGACGAGGCAGATAAGTCCTCTAAGCGGCACAAACATCGCCATCACCGTCACCATCGCTCTCACCGAAGCAAGAAACACGGTGACGACGAAACAAATCATGGTAATGAAGAAGCCTTTCTTCCGGTTCCTGTGGTTGCTAATAGTAATAGAGGTGGCGATGATGATGTGGAGGAAGGTGAGATTTTGGAGGAGGAGGAAGGTTCTGGTGATGTTAATGTCAAAGCTTTCACTTCTCAAAATCTG GAAGTTCATGCAGACAATGTTGACAGTGGTTTGACAAATTATAACGGTAAGGTTAGCTTTCCTAAAGATTCTAGGACTGATTCTTTAGAAGAAATTGTTTCTGGAGATGATCAGATATCTCATGCCAATGGGGATTTGGGTCATGAAAAACATCCTAGAGAGGCCAAGAAACAGCATGGGGAATCCAGGTCCTCTTCACGCCGAAGTCACAAGCGAAAGAGTTATGGCGGTGATGAGACGCCTGATGGTGATGAAAccaaattaagtaatttgggAATTTCATCATCTTCTGATAGTGCGGCAGACAGGTTAAAGACTGTCACAGCCTATGCTTCTCATGGTAGGTACCATGATGAGGTTGTTGGTAGGAGTGGATCATTGTCGCGTGAGTTTGCTAGGGAGAGATCTCGCTCTCGCAGCATTGTAGAAGAGGATGTTCTTCTCAAAAGAAGACAACATAATGAAAAGGCTGAAAATGATTCTGCCGATGAAAGAATGCCTGGACACGACGAAGATCTGTGGCGTAGTAGCAGAGATGTGGAGAGGGAGTGCAGTACTAATTATATCAGAAGTCAGGGAGGGGAGGAGAGGCATGGCAGCTGGAATACTCAAGGCAGGGAGAGGGAAATGAATTGGGAACAGAGAAGGGAGCAGGGACGAGAGAGGAGCAGGGAAAGGGATCAAAGAAGAGATAAAGATCGAGAGAGGAGCAGGGAAAGGGATCAGAGAAGAGATAAAGATCGAGAGAGGAGCAGGGACAGGGATCTTAGAAGAGAGAAGGGAAGGGAGGGAAGCAGGGACAGTTCGGTAGACAGATATCGGAGAAGAGAGAAGGAACAGGAGAGGAGCAGGGACAGGGAGGTAGACAGGGATCTGAAAAGACAGAAGCAACAGGAGAGAAGCTGGGATAGGGAAGTGGACAGGGATCAGAGAAAAGAGAGGCAGTGGGAAAGGAGCTTGGATAGGGAGATGATCAATGACAGGAGAAGAGAGAGGGAACAAGGTAGGAGCAGGGAGGAGGAGCTGGACAAGAAAAggcaaaaggaaaaagatagaAGTAAAGATAAATCCATGTCTAGGGCTAATGAGAGAGACAGAGATTGGGAGAGAGTGAAGGAGACAGATAGGGGTAGTTATGCCGAGAGGGAGAGAGCTAGGGACCGTGATTGGGTGACTGACAGGGAGAGGCGGAGTGATAGAAGTAGGGAGAAAGCCAGGGAAACTAATGGTGATTCAGCaaagttttataatttcaacAGTAATTCATTAGAAGGGGACAGGGACAAACTAGAAAG AGATGAAGATGCACAGGATGATTTTGAAGAGAGGATTGCACTAAAACTTGCCGAACAAGAGGAGGATCTTGATAGGGTCAAAGAGGAAAGCAGAAAGCTCAGGCAAGCCATTCTCGAAAAATTTAGAAACCAGCAGAAACAGCAGCAAAATGAGACTCAATCAGACAATGTAGAGAAAG ATGCTGAACATGCACGGAGTTCTGTCCAATCATCACCAGCTTTTAATGTTGCACCAGAAACTATTAATGTTAAGGTTGAACCTTCTGCATCATTACCAGCTTCAAATGTTGCTTCAGAAACTATTCATGTTAAGATGGAAAATGATGACTTTATTACTGAGCCAGCATTTTCTGTGGGTAAGTCACCTCTACAAAATGGAATTCAAGATTCTGAGAGAACTTCTGGTGTGGCAGGGCTTGGAGAGGGTACTCCCAAG AGTGAGGGATCAGATGAGAAATACTGTGATGACATTTTTGGGGAGACACCTGCTAGAATTCGCAAACCA AGTAAAGGAGATGGTTTACCAATTACACGGACTAGTTTGTATGATAATTGGGATGACGCTGATGGGTATTATG GTTATCGATTTGGTGAAACACTTGATGGTCGGTATGAAATTGTTGCTGCTCAAGGGAAAGGTGTCTTTTCCACAGTAGTTCGAGCAAAAGACTTGAAGGCTGGTGTTGGTGAACTGGAAGAGGTGGCTATAAAGATTATACGTAACAAGGAATTAAT GCATAAGGCAGGTCAGAATGAGGTTCagatatttgataaattagcAGCCGCAGATCCGGAGAACAAGCGGCATTGTGTTCGTTTCCTTTCAAGTTTTAAATACAGAAATCATCTTTGTTTAGTTTTTGAATCTCTTCATATGAACCTTCGCGAGGTCTTAAAAAAGTTTGGTCGCAATATTGGCTTGAAACTAACTGCTGTGAAAGCATATGCAAAACAGCTCTTTATTGCGCTGAAGCATCTTAAGAACTGTGAAGTTCTTCATTGTGATATAAAGCCTGATAACATGCTG GTGAATGAGGCAAAAAATGTGCTGAAGCTTTGTGATTTTGGTAATGCTATGTTTGCTGgtaaaaatgaaattacacCATATCTTGTAAGCCGCTTTTATCGGGCTCCGGAAATCA TTCTTGGCTTGCCATATGATCATCCAGTGGATATGTGGTCTGTTGGCTGCTGCTTGTATGAGCTTTATGCCGGGAAAGTACTTTTCCCTGGTGCTACAAATAATGACATGCTCCGTCTTCACATGGAATTGAAGGGCCCTTTTCCAAAGAAGATGCTTAAGAAG GGTGCTTTTGTCGACCAGCATTTTGACCaggatttaaattttaattccaTGGAGGAGGATCCAGTAACTAAAAAG ATTATAAAGAGGATGCTTTTGAACATAAAGCCAAAAGATATTGGATCAATAATTATGAGTTCCCCTGGTGAGGACCCAAAGATGCTAGCGAATTTTAAAGATCTcttagataaaatttttatgcTGGATCCTGAGAAGAGGTTGACAGTTAATCAAGCACTAGGCCATCCATTCATCACCG TTTTAGCCGTTGATGAAGTCAGTTTTTGGTCGGGAGTACGTACTGGCGGTTCATTCAGGGGAATTTACTGTTTTTATCGTAAGACAACTTGCCAAAGGCGATTTA CCTCTTGTAACCATTTCTGA
- the LOC8269696 gene encoding uncharacterized protein LOC8269696: protein MGKKLDAIFGRTFKASKFKALANLAISRLAVFKNQRQVRCNQAHSDVLQLLQQGHHERALLRVDQVIKEQNMLDTYVMMEGYCNLVVERVHLMEQDRICPDELKEAVSSLLYASSRCGDFPELQEIRTVFTSRFGKEFAARAIELRNHCGVDPKMIQKLSTRQPSLDSRMKLLKEIASENNIVLQLEVTSIKTEEKLDSSKKHNQHLPETSNNSGSPKPVDNLLISPEGIKSDGFTDSVKGRKKYTDVADAAQAAFESAAYAAAAARAAVELSRSYSHDPDNQNSPNNRGITVSVEDETVKPESEPCDHESRSENKATELNDNNAVEQKNSVPTSSTNSDIEESDLRVTSMTLDPEELLRRLEKDIVFYDSDNESHGSGSEIRSSNTTEEVLEDEKKVPSVIQAGRKVDSVNGNYTAHTTEGPGIQSSQHLNRGKEPFSFRTRGVRGY, encoded by the exons ATGGGAAAGAAGCTTGATGCTATTTTTGGAAGAACTTTCAAGGCCTCAAAATTCAAGGCACTTGCTAATCTTGCTATCTCTCGTCTTGCTGTTTTCAAGAACCAGCGTCAAGTCAGGTGTAATCAAGCTCACTCTGATGTTCTCCAGCTCCTTCAACAAGGTCACCATGAACGTGCTCTTCTTCGt GTCGATCAGGTTATCAAGGAACAGAATATGTTAGATACTTATGTAATGATGGAAGGATACTGCAATCTCGTGGTGGAAAGGGTCCACCTCATGGAGCAGGACAG AATTTGTCCCGATGAACTGAAGGAGGCTGTGTCAAGTTTACTTTATGCGTCTTCTAGATGCGGGGATTTCCCTGAGCTTCAAGAAATTCGCACCGTTTTCACTTCTCGGTTCGGCAAGGAATTTGCTGCTCGTGCTATTGAATTGCGCAATCACTGTGGAGTGGATCCTAAG ATGATACAGAAGCTGTCAACCAGGCAGCCGAGCTTGGATAGCAGAATGAAGCTGCTCAAAGAAATTGCTTCAGAGAACAACATCGTTTTGCAACTCGAAGTAACCTCTATTAAAACTGAG GAAAAACTGGACTCAAGCAAGAAGCACAACCAGCACCTGCCAGAGACATCAAATAATTCGGGTAGCCCAAAGCCTGTTGATAATCTCCTAATTTCACCTGAAGGGATAAAAAGTGATGGGTTCACTGATTCAGTAAAGGGAAGGAAAAAATATACGGATGTAGCTGATGCAGCCCAAGCTGCTTTTGAGTCGGCTGCCTATGCTGCAGCAGCTGCAAGAGCAGCTGTGGAACTCTCTCGATCCTATTCCCATGATCCTGACAATCAGAACAGTCCCAATAACAGAGGAATAACGGTTTCTGTTGAAGATGAGACTGTGAAACCTGAATCCGAGCCTTGCGATCATGAAAGTCGGAGTGAAAATAAAGCCACAGAATTAAACGATAACAATGCAGTGGAGCAGAAGAACTCGGTACCCACTTCTTCTACAAATTCCGATATAGAGGAAAGCGATTTGAGGGTGACATCAATGACCCTGGATCCGGAGGAATTACTCAGGCGCTTAGAGAAGGACATAGTTTTTTATGACAGTGACAACGAAAGTCATGGTTCTGGTTCTGAAATAAGGTCTAGCAACACTACAGAAGAGGTGCTGGAAGATGAGAAGAAAGTTCCTTCAGTCATTCAAGCTGGCCGAAAGGTAGATTCAGTTAATGGAAATTACACAGCTCATACTACAGAAGGACCTGGGATTCAAAGTTCACAGCATCTAAACAGAGGGAAGGAACCATTTTCGTTCAGGACAAGAGGGGTGCGTGGATACTGA
- the LOC8269697 gene encoding homologous-pairing protein 2 homolog, which produces MAPKSDSAEAIVLNFVNEQNRPLNSQSVADSLQKYNLKKTAIQKALDTLADGGKISFKEYGKQKIYLARQDQFDIPNSEELNCMKDENSKLQQQLQDQKKAINAVEGEIKALQSNLTLEQIHEKEAKLRNEVKELEDKLVKLRGGVTLVSPEERHAVEKMYSELISQWRKRKRMFKDLWDSITENSPKDLKEFKEELGIEYDEDVGVSLQSFSDLLQRGKKRARG; this is translated from the exons ATGGCTCCGAAATCTGATAGCGCCGAAG CGATCGTGTTGAACTTCGTTAACGAG CAAAATAGACCACTGAATTCACAAAGTGTGGCTGATTCATTGCAAAAGTACAATCTTAAAAAGACAGCTATACAAAAAGCACTCGACACTCTCGCAGATGGTGGCAAGATTTCGTTCAAGGAGTATGGGAAGCAAAAGATATATCTCGCTCGCCAAGATCAGTTTGATATCCCCAACAGTGAAGAGCTTAATTGTATGAAAGATGAAAATTCTAAACTTCAACAACAGCTTCAAGATCAGAAGAAAGCAATTAATGCTGTTGAGGGAG AAATTAAGGCTTTGCAATCAAATTTGACTCTGGAACAGATACATGAAAAAGAAGCCAAATTGAGAAATGAG GTAAAGGAATTGGAGGACAAATTGGTAAAATTGCGTGGGGGAGTTACCCTGGTAAGCCCAGAAGAGCGACACGCTGTTGAGAAAATGTACTCAGAGCTAATAAGTCAGTGGAGAAAACGAAAAAGGATGTTCAAGGATCTGTGGGACTCTATTACTGAAAACTCACCCAAGGATCTAAAGGAATTTAAG GAGGAACTTGGAATCGAGTACGACGAAGATGTTGGTGTGAGTTTGCAGTCATTCAGTGACTTGCTTCAACGTGGTAAGAAGCGGGCTAGAGGCTAG
- the LOC8269698 gene encoding uncharacterized protein LOC8269698 produces MAAAPQALLCYSSSNSKSLFAFYPKPSISHQLHNKSKPKNCWLAPRPLLLDKRNALNFNCHAARRKRNIYNTAVSSDIKGNATKLLQIILWSFEGVYILWLFLLPYAPGDPVWAISNDTINSLVGLSLNFFFILPFINSVGIHAVDAPVLHPMSEGLFNFVIGWTFMFAPLLFTDSRKDRYKGSLDVLWGLQMFLTNTFLIPYMAIRLNEADSESVPQKRSQLGTVMTDGAPIVGLIGGFACLVSILWALYGRMDGNFGSLTERGEFLISYLGSERLAYAFIWDICFYILFQPWLIGDNLHNIQKTKINIVNYLRFVPVVGLVSYLLCLDLDEVQ; encoded by the exons ATGGCAGCAGCTCCTCAAGCTCTGCTCTGCTACTCCTCCTCCAATTCCAAATCCTTGTTTGCCTTTTACCCAAAACCATCAATCTCTCACCAACTCCACAACAAAAGTAAACCAAAAAATTGTTGGCTTGCACCAAGACCTCTTCTCTTAGATAAGAGAAATGCCTTGAATTTTAATTGCCACGCGGCTCGCCGCAAACGCAACATCTACAACACTGCCGTTTCCTCTGATATTAAGGGCAATGCAACAAAATTGCTTCAAATAATACTATGGTCTTTTGAAGGTGTTTACATTTTATGGCTCTTTCTGCTTCCTTATGCCCCT GGAGATCCAGTGTGGGCTATTAGTAATGACACTATTAATTCTCTCGTTGGACTTTCTctcaatttcttcttcatcttgcCTTTCATCAATTCTG TTGGCATACATGCTGTTGATGCCCCCGTACTTCATCCT ATGTCTGAAGGATTATTCAACTTTGTTATTGGATGGACCTTCATGTTTGCCCCTTTGCTCTTCACTGATTCTAGGAAGGATAGGTACAAAGGGTCTCTAGACGTTTTATGGGGCCTCCAGATGTTCCTCACTAACA CGTTTTTAATACCTTATATGGCTATCCGGCTAAATGAGGCTGATTCAGAGTCCGTTCCACAAAAACGCTCCCAACTCGGCACCGTGATGACAGATGGTGCACCCATTGTAGGACTGATTGGTGGATTTGCATGTCTGGTATCTATATTGTGGGCTCTTTATGGCAGAATGGATGGTAATTTTGGGAGCTTAACAGAAAGAGGGGAATTCTTGATTAGTTACCTTGGATCAGAGAGGCTCGCTTATGCTTTCATTTGGGATATATGTTTTTACATTCTCTTCCAGCCTTGGCTCATAGGTGATAATTTACACAACATTCAGAAAACTAAGATCAATATTGTGAACTATCTTAGATTTGTTCCGGTTGTTGGTTTGGTGTCCTATCTCCTCTGTTTGGATCTTGACGAGGTGCAATAG